CCACAGCGTCAGACTGACATTCAAAAATTTCATTTTCGGACATCACCATGCGGCCACAATCCATACCTTTGTCATACTGCCGGTAACGTTATTGGTCTTGCTCCTGATCTTGGGGCGAAGAAACAGGGACTGGACGGAGCGTGCGTTTCTCCTTCTTCTCGGCATTAACCTCGCGCTGTCGGCCTGGTATGCGTTCTGGTTTCACAAGGCATGGCAGCCGCTCAAGGAACAGATCAGCCTGCTGAACACGTTCAATTTCGCGCGGTTTCATTTTCTTCGTCCATTGGTCATCTACACCGGGTTCGCGCTTGGTTGTTTGATCTTATGGAGACTTGGCCGCACCGGCAGACGGACTGTCATTGTATCACTCTGCCTTCAAATCGCGGTTCTATTTATGTCAAACGACGAGATCGTCTACCGTAAGCTGAACGCTCCGACCTTCAGACAATTTTACGCCGTTAATCAATTCGCCGACATACGGGAAGCAATCGGGATGCCGGTGAACGAATACAGGGTAGCCAGCATCGGTCTGCACCCGGCCGTCGCCCAGTATAACGGGTTTTACACGCTCGACACGTACAATAACTTCTATCCGCTTTCATACAAACACCGGTTTCGTAAAATAATAGCAAAGGAATTAAACAAGAACGCCGCGCTGAAGACGTATTTCGATACGTGGGGCGGCAGGTGCTACATATTCGTGGATGAACTGGGCAAGAAATTCGATTACCGGAAAACCTCGAAGAAAAAGATCCGCCACTTGCAGCTCAACATGAAACAATTCAAGAAGATGGGCGGCAGGTATCTGTTCTCCTCCATTCCGATAATGAATCCTTGCGCGAACCGGCTGCGGCTGCTGAATGTATTCGACGACCCCGATTCCGCTTGGCGCATCTATGTATACGAAGCGTTATAACACTGGCTGGAAGGGTGGCTGCTCACAATGAAACGACCGGTACTGACCATTGTCGTCCCCTGCTGTAACGAGGAGGAAGTGCTTGCGCGGACATTCCGGGAACTGCGCGGGGTTCTCGGTCATCTGATACGGGAGCAGCTCGTTGCGGCTGCCAGCAAGCTGTTGTTTGTGGATGACGGAAGTAAGGACCGCACATGGTCCATGATTATAGCGGAGCATTCCGCCCATCCGGAAATTACCGGTTTGAAGCTGGCGAGAAATGTCGGGCACCAGAAAGCGCTGCTGGCAGGCCTGGAAGCCGCCGCCGCCCGTTCAGACTGCGTCATATCGATCGATGCCGATCTGCAGGATGATATCGGCGTCATTCGTGATTTCGTGCTCAAGTTTCATGAAGGCTTCGATATCGTTTATGGGGTGCGCGCAAGCCGTAAAACCGACACCTGGTTTAAACGCACGTCGGCGCTCTGTTTTTACCGAATCATGTCCCGGCTCGGCATTCAATTGATCCCGAACCATGCGGATTTCAGGCTGATGTCAAAGCGGGCGGTAGCTGAATTGTGCCGTTACGGCGAGACGAATCTGTTCCTGAGGGGGATAGTCCCCTTAATCGGCTATACGGCGACGAACGTTTATTATGACCGCAAGGAGCGTTTTGCCGGACAGTCCAAATACAGCTTAAGAAAAATGCTCTCGTTTGCCTTCGACGGCATCGCCTCCTTCAGCGTGGCGCCGATTCGTTTCGTAACGTCTCTCGGTTTTATTTTACTCGCCGTAAGTATCGGAGCCGGCGCTTATGCTCTTACTCAGAAGTGGCTCGGACAAACGAAAACGGGCTGGACCTCGCTTATGATCTCCATTTGGTTCCTTGGGGGTCTGCAGCTGCTGGGGATAGGCATAATTGGAGAATATATCGGCAAAATTTTTATCGAGGTCAAATGCAGGCCCAAATATGCGGTCGAAATCGATTTGTATTCGTCCGTGTCCGAGCCCGTTATCCGTGCGACAGCTTCAGAATCCAGTCTTTAATATCGACAGCGCGAAGTGTTTTGGGCCTGGTATTCGTTCCGGAAATGATTAATGGAACAAGCGAGTCCAGTTCATGAAGCGAACCGTGCGCCCCTCCGCCGTCGTGGGTAGGGGAGCTTTCGCCGACGATTTCATACCCGGGCTTTGATGTAACGACGACATATTTCCCTTCGTGGGAATGCACGGAGCCGTATAACCTCGCCAGTACGTCAGGATACCTGCCGTACTTGATGCGGTTGTTCACTATCGAAATATCCACGAGGCCGGAGTCGCCCGATAAGGTCCACGATTGCCCATATTCATCCGCGTATTTTCCGCCGGGACGATAAACAAACGTTTTACCGTTTTTCCCTGCGGTCACAAGAATCCCTTTATCCTCTTTCATGGCGATAATATCGAGCTTGTCCTCCTTCTGGAGCAGCTCCACAATCTCGGATAGCTCCAGCTTGGCATCTATCGAATATATATAGGCCATCCGTTCGTTAGCGGCGATTACGATCTGGTCCCCGGCTGTTACAGGCCGGTTTAATTGTGCGATCTTGTACCTGTTCAAATGAGGCCTCAAATCCACGATGGATTCGTGCCGGTCTTCGTATACATAGCTCTGCGCACTGTCTCCCAGGATGATCCATGCGGCATTCTTCAAAGCCAGTTCCCATGAACCGTAAGCGTTAAGCACGTCCTGCAGCGCTTGATCGGCTTTCTCGATGCCGCCGAGCTCAGTCGGGCCTTTTCTGTGGAGGGTATTATCATTTTCCGGAAAATAAGTAATGGTAACGTTCGGCAGTTTATTCTGTTTAATAAGAAAAGCGGTCTCTTGTGCGGAAAACTCGTCGTTCATTCCGTATTTGTCCCAGGCCCTGGTATTCCGGATATTCTTCGGGTCCTGCTGCGCAAGCGCCGCATAAGAAAGCCATTTGGGTCCCGTTACTCTGACCTGCCCCGGTAAGCGAGTGGTGGCCGCTAAAGTCGGCGGCACAATCAAGGTATGCTCCGTTTTACCTCTGAAAACGACGGCATTGATCGAGGCCGACTCCATTCCTCTTTCAGCTAGTTCTTCATGTATCGTTTTGACGTTTTTGCTCAATTGAACCTGATTTAACTGATAAACCGCGTCGACAAATACTTGCAGCTGGTCGATTTTCAGCGCTTCCTTGGCGCCGTTCCCGTAGAAGACCATGCGCTTGTCTTTTCCGTTGTACCACACAAGCCCCGGTACATGATGACGGTCCGCATACGTCCCGGTTAATATTGTGCTGTCTATCGTAACGGACATGGTCGGAAACGAACTGACGACATGCGGAAAATACCGCCCGTTATTAATCAAAAACTTCAATGCGGGAGCACGGCCTTCCCCAATCGCTTTGCGCAATGGCTTGTCCATTAAAGAATCGAGGATGATTAAGACGACAGGCTTGGGCTTTCCATTGTTTGTAATCTCCGACTTGACCTTCAGGTGATTGATCCGCTGGCCGGGTTCCGCCCTGCAGCCTGTAACAAGCAAGCTCAGACACAGCATCAGCATGATGGCGTTTTTATTTTTCACTGTCATTGACTACCTCTTCTTTAATACTTTTTCCGGTTAGTTTTTCCGATAGTCAGCTAAAATATTTCATATGAAAAGCCGTCATATGCCATCAGCCGCAGAGCGGTGATCATGCCTGTCTCAGTGCTGCCGCATTCAAAAAATAAAGGTGAAGAGAGAGTCTCTCTTCACCCTTGGAGTGATAAATCACTCCCGGTTTTGTACTCGCCCGGTTCTGACTCCGAAGCGGCCGTTCTTAGCGCTTTCTGGGTTTGAGAACTATGATTTTTTTAAACTTCTTGATTTTTTCGAAGACAAGGATGACCTTTTTCACCTTCAAATTTTTCTTCGAGCTGTATCCCATGTGATAACCTCCTTACTTTGTGAAGTAGTACAACTTATGCCGTACTGCCGGGTTTTGTTTGGACAAACTTCCCAGTATGTCCAAAAAGGGGCAAAGTCATCTGAGCCGGCGTCACGGCCTCCTTGGGACGCCCGGCGCC
This is a stretch of genomic DNA from Paenibacillus sp. sptzw28. It encodes these proteins:
- a CDS encoding DUF6044 family protein; its protein translation is MNQATRPTAESKAIAFALLLLAIYVSPLFILGEDAHIRVHDNLDSNIAWYKVLVQSGEWFGNVNAAIPQIIDGLPRNAFGTEFSGIVLLHALFPTMLAYALSQTITRILAFIGMYLLLRAHFVKEPEAWPIRVFVAAAFALTPFWPSGMLSTLGHPLALWAFLNIRARRHSWREWVTLGLLPLYASIVLGFFFFLAGVLLLWLRDLIVKRDLNPVFLGSIAFMSGIFLLIEYRLVYSLLLHETTSRNEFVSSRLGFGHSVRLTFKNFIFGHHHAATIHTFVILPVTLLVLLLILGRRNRDWTERAFLLLLGINLALSAWYAFWFHKAWQPLKEQISLLNTFNFARFHFLRPLVIYTGFALGCLILWRLGRTGRRTVIVSLCLQIAVLFMSNDEIVYRKLNAPTFRQFYAVNQFADIREAIGMPVNEYRVASIGLHPAVAQYNGFYTLDTYNNFYPLSYKHRFRKIIAKELNKNAALKTYFDTWGGRCYIFVDELGKKFDYRKTSKKKIRHLQLNMKQFKKMGGRYLFSSIPIMNPCANRLRLLNVFDDPDSAWRIYVYEAL
- a CDS encoding glycosyltransferase family 2 protein gives rise to the protein MKRPVLTIVVPCCNEEEVLARTFRELRGVLGHLIREQLVAAASKLLFVDDGSKDRTWSMIIAEHSAHPEITGLKLARNVGHQKALLAGLEAAAARSDCVISIDADLQDDIGVIRDFVLKFHEGFDIVYGVRASRKTDTWFKRTSALCFYRIMSRLGIQLIPNHADFRLMSKRAVAELCRYGETNLFLRGIVPLIGYTATNVYYDRKERFAGQSKYSLRKMLSFAFDGIASFSVAPIRFVTSLGFILLAVSIGAGAYALTQKWLGQTKTGWTSLMISIWFLGGLQLLGIGIIGEYIGKIFIEVKCRPKYAVEIDLYSSVSEPVIRATASESSL
- a CDS encoding alkaline phosphatase family protein gives rise to the protein MTVKNKNAIMLMLCLSLLVTGCRAEPGQRINHLKVKSEITNNGKPKPVVLIILDSLMDKPLRKAIGEGRAPALKFLINNGRYFPHVVSSFPTMSVTIDSTILTGTYADRHHVPGLVWYNGKDKRMVFYGNGAKEALKIDQLQVFVDAVYQLNQVQLSKNVKTIHEELAERGMESASINAVVFRGKTEHTLIVPPTLAATTRLPGQVRVTGPKWLSYAALAQQDPKNIRNTRAWDKYGMNDEFSAQETAFLIKQNKLPNVTITYFPENDNTLHRKGPTELGGIEKADQALQDVLNAYGSWELALKNAAWIILGDSAQSYVYEDRHESIVDLRPHLNRYKIAQLNRPVTAGDQIVIAANERMAYIYSIDAKLELSEIVELLQKEDKLDIIAMKEDKGILVTAGKNGKTFVYRPGGKYADEYGQSWTLSGDSGLVDISIVNNRIKYGRYPDVLARLYGSVHSHEGKYVVVTSKPGYEIVGESSPTHDGGGAHGSLHELDSLVPLIISGTNTRPKTLRAVDIKDWILKLSHG